A window from Zingiber officinale cultivar Zhangliang chromosome 7A, Zo_v1.1, whole genome shotgun sequence encodes these proteins:
- the LOC121999654 gene encoding receptor-like protein EIX1, whose amino-acid sequence MEASSICKGSSNSPKHSALIFIIFLLSIRAYCNDSLQATEESSCLENERSALLAIKSDMYDPGDWFSSWIGRDCCNWRGVGCDNITGHVTELDLHSPYPYYVYEEDPFLYMLDSFSSGRIGASKLNPSLQELKHLKYLDLSMNNFSYAHIPNMIASLVHLEYLNLSRTLFCGLIPPQFGNLSGLRYLDLNGCDDSLYYTSKSCLRSGGLQWLSHIPSLEYLDMSCVDLSRATNWLQEINSLGTFQALNLGNAKLPPVTSPLPPFNLTSISQLSLFHYRNFSNAMLSWLSNASNLRYLDLRECYSGLHVEQLQVSLGALPNLKKLEVADNLIKGEISGILINISTSLQHLDVSYNDVSGEIEDILWNLRHLEHLSLDSTNVKGYLPHVMENLTTIRHLSVSNTHIAGHIPETVGKLVNLRYLDLSYNRITGVIPWSIGNLTNLVGLRLVWSNLTGSMPETLGNLTNLEFLDFVSSSVFGQVPESIGKLQKLRVLFLKNNLFTGQIPESIGSLYNLEFLSISENYLIGRIPGNLGDLCNLRLFDLSLNSIGGELTDLADAWSNCTRGALLTYLYLDDNNLGGLIPPSVGQLQQLEQLVLSHNSFHRLPQSFGNATNLVIFSLAGNHLQGNLPPFFCNMMLDVLDLSSNELSGEVPQCHVSFATSLVSLHLNDNSLSGSFPTFLKHCKDLVILDLGENKFSGEIPTWIGQSLASLKILRLHSNLFHGAIPTTIASIDSLQLLDLSSNRLDGNIPSSLSNLSAMAVNSSTDSLYGDSDYGEGLTITTKGSSYEYTDELRLVRSLDLSNNNLSGEIPNELTGLLGLHFLNLSMNHLTGRIPEKIGGMAQLESLDLSMNNLTGEVPASLSALSFLEYLNLSYNNLSGRIPESTQLSTFNASIYAGNEGLCGPPLPQCSSHATFQVPSEQTQADKFGRVIQYSSIAIGFIVGFWGFIGTMILKKEVRVSLFQWLDKTCDDIYVQLSLKLKKLKRLYVKRKTNVLCYLC is encoded by the coding sequence ATGGAGGCCAGTAGCATATGCAAGGGCAGTTCTAATTCCCCAAAGCATTCTGCActtatcttcatcatcttcttgttGAGCATAAGAGCATACTGCAACGATAGTCTACAGGCAACGGAGGAGAGTAGCTGCTTGGAGAATGAAAGAAGTGCTCTGCTCGCCATCAAGTCCGACATGTATGACCCAGGCGACTGGTTCTCGTCTTGGATCGGCCGTGACTGCTGCAACTGGAGAGGAGTGGGCTGCGACAACATCACTGGCCACGTTACAGAGCTCGATCTTCACAGCCCCTACCCTTACTATGTCTATGAAGAAGATCCATTTTTGTACATGTTGGACAGTTTCAGTTCTGGGAGAATTGGTGCTAGTAAGCTGAACCCTTCTTTGCAAGAGCTAAAGCATTTGAAGTATTTGGACTTGAGCATGAACAACTTCTCCTATGCCCACATCCCCAATATGATTGCTTCTCTCGTCCACTTGGAGTATCTCAACCTATCAAGAACTCTGTTTTGTGGGTTAATTCCTCCTCAATTCGGTAACCTCTCCGGCTTGCGTTACCTCGATCTTAATGGATGCGATGACTCATTATATTACACTTCCAAATCATGTCTTCGCTCTGGTGGACTCCAATGGCTCTCTCATATACCTTCGTTAGAGTATCTTGATATGAGCTGCGTCGACCTTTCGAGAGCAACCAATTGGCTTCAGGAAATTAATTCACTCGGCACTTTTCAAGCGTTAAATTTGGGGAATGCAAAACTCCCACCTGTTACTTCCCCCCTTCCCCCTTTTAATCTGACATCCATCTCCCAGCTTAGCCTCTTTCACTATCGGAACTTCAGTAACGCCATGCTCAGTTGGCTGTCTAATGCTAGCAACCTCCGATATCTTGATCTCCGCGAGTGCTATTCTGGACTTCATGTGGAGCAACTGCAAGTTTCTTTAGGAGCTCTTCCTAATTTAAAGAAATTGGAAGTAGCAGACAATCTCATCAAGGGAGAAATTTCTGGAATTCTAATTAATATCAGCACTAGCCTGCAGCATTTGGATGTGAGCTACAACGACGTTAGTGGAGAAATTGAAGATATCTTGTGGAATCTTAGGCACTTGGAGCACCTCAGTTTAGATTCTACCAATGTGAAGGGGTATTTACCACATGTTATGGAGAATCTCACAACTATAAGACACTTGAGTGTATCAAATACTCATATAGCAGGACATATTCCAGAAACAGTGGGGAAACTCGTTAATTTGAGGTATCTTGATTTGTCATATAACAGAATCACTGGAGTGATACCATGGAGCATTGGAAACCTTACAAACTTGGTAGGCTTACGTTTGGTGTGGAGCAACTTAACAGGATCGATGCCAGAGACTTTGGGTAATCTCACTAATTTGGAGTTCTTAGATTTCGTTAGCAGTAGTGTTTTTGGACAAGTACCAGAATCCATTGGCAAACTTCAAAAATTACGTGTTTTGTTtctgaaaaataatttatttactgGTCAGATACCCGAATCGATCGGTAGTCTCTATAACTTAGAATTTTTGAGCATATCTGAAAACTATCTGATAGGACGGATACCCGGGAATTTAGGTGATCTCTGCAACTTGCGCTTATTTGATTTATCACTCAACAGTATTGGAGGCGAATTAACAGATTTGGCTGATGCTTGGTCCAACTGTACTCGAGGTGCTCTCCTAACATACTTATATCTTGATGACAACAATTTGGGTGGTTTGATCCCTCCAAGTGTAGGCCAACTACAACAACTAGAGCAACTCGTGCTATCTCACAACTCATTTCATCGTCTACCACAGAGCTTTGGAAATGCCACAAACCTTGTTATTTTCTCTTTAGCTGGAAATCATCTCCAGGGTaaccttcctcctttcttttgcAATATGATGCTCGACGTTCTCGATTTATCTTCCAATGAATTGTCTGGTGAAGTACCACAATGCCATGTTTCATTTGCTACCTCTCTAGTGTCTCTCCACCTGAATGATAATTCTCTCTCTGGAAGTTTTCCAACCTTCTTAAAGCATTGCAAAGACTTGGTAATTCTTGATCTCGGTGAAAATAAATTTTCGGGAGAAATACCAACGTGGATAGGGCAGAGCCTTGCGTCATTGAAGATCCTTCGCTTGCACTCAAACTTATTTCATGGTGCCATCCCCACAACCATAGCGAGTATCGATTCCCTCCAACTTTTGGATCTTTCTTCAAACCGTCTTGATGGTAACATACCTTCGTCTCTTAGCAATCTCAGTGCAATGGCTGTAAATTCTTCAACAGATTCTTTATATGGTGACTCAGATTATGGTGAGGGATTAACAATAACCACgaaaggttcttcctatgaataTACTGATGAGCTCCGACTGGTACGAAGTCTCGACTTGTCAAATAACAATCTTTCTGGTGAAATTCCAAATGAACTGACAGGTCTTCTTGGATTGCACTTCCTTAACTTATCCATGAATCATTTAACTGGGAGGATTCCGGAAAAGATAGGCGGCATGGCACAGTTAGAATCTTTGGACTTATCCATGAACAATCTCACAGGAGAGGTTCCTGCGAGCTTATCTGCTCTTTCTTTCCTGGAGTATTTGAATCTTTCCTACAATAACTTGTCAGGAAGAATCCCGGAAAGCACACAGTTGTCAACCTTCAACGCCTCAATCTATGCTGGTAACGAAGGTCTATGCGGACCACCACTGCCACAGTGCTCAAGTCATGCAACTTTTCAGGTTCCATCTGAACAAACACAGGCAGACAAGTTTGGACGTGTGATACAATACAGCAGCATTGCAATCGGATTTATTGTTGGCTTTTGGGGTTTCATTGGAACCATGATCTTGAAGAAAGAAGTTAGAGTCTCTCTCTTCCAATGGCTGGACAAGACCTGCGATGATATATATGTTCAGTTGTCACTAAAGCTCAAGAAGCTGAAGCGACTATACGTGAAGAGGAAAACTAATGTTTTGTGCTATTTGTGCTAA
- the LOC121999655 gene encoding LRR receptor-like serine/threonine-protein kinase GSO2, which yields MEAGSICKGSSNSSKHAALVLIIFLLSIRAYCNAILQATEESNCFENERSALLAIKSDMYVPGDWFSSWIGRDCCKWRGVGCDNITSHVTELDLHSPYPYYVYEEDPILYQMDSFSPGRIGTSKLNPSLQELKHLKYLDLSMNNFSYAHIPNMIASLVHLEYLNLSRTLFCGLIPPQFGNLSCLISILMDASTHYITLSNHVFALVDSKSNGSLIYLHWKLPPVTSPLPSFNLTSISQLSLFHYQNFSNAMLSWLSNASNLEYLGLSECYSGLHVEQLQVSFSALPNLKKLEIASNLIKGEISGILRNISTRLQYLDFSGNEVSGEIADILWYLRRLEYLSLDSTYVRGYLPLAMENLTTIRHLSASNSHIAGHIPETVGKLVNLRFLDLSENNITGVIPWIMGNLTNLAGLCLGKSNLTGSIPETFGNLTNLKLLYLIDSNVSGQVPESIGKLQKLRTLYMPNNLFTGQIPESMGGLHNLEFFIISENKLAGQIPRTFGNLCNLSFLDLSHNSIGGELTDLIDGLSNCTKGALLRNLDLQNNNLGGLIPPSVGQLHQLKELMLAHNSFLRLPQSFGNAPNLVIFCLARNHLSGDIPPFFCSMELQVLDLGYNELSGEVPKCPVSSPTSLLSLHLNANSLSGSFPSFLKHSKDLVVLDLGENKFSGEIPMWIGQSLASLKILRLHSNSLHGTIPTAIASIKSLQLLDLSSNRLDGNIPSSLGNLSAMAVYFSTDSLYGNKVHNERLVITMKGSSYVYTDKLRLVRSLDLSNNNLSGEIPNELTDLLGLRFLNLSMNHLTGKIPEKIGAITQLESLDLSMNNLAGEIPTSLSALSSLAYLNLSHNNLSGRIPESTQLSTFKASIYAGNEGLCGPPLPKCSSHETYQDPPEQTKADKIDLVIQYSSVAIGFIVGFWCFIGIMILKKEVRVTFFRWWDKTCDDIYVQLALKLKKLKPQNG from the exons ATGGAGGCTGGTAGCATATGCAAGGGCAGTTCTAATTCCTCAAAGCATGCTGCACTTGTCCTCATCATCTTCTTGTTGAGCATAAGAGCATACTGCAACGCTATTCTGCAGGCAACGGAGGAGAGTAACTGCTTCGAGAATGAAAGGAGTGCTCTGCTCGCCATCAAGTCCGACATGTATGTCCCAGGCGACTGGTTCTCGTCTTGGATCGGTCGTGACTGCTGCAAGTGGAGAGGAGTGGGCTGCGACAACATTACCAGCCACGTTACAGAGCTTGACCTTCACAGCCCTTACCCCTACTACGTCTATGAAGAAGATCCAATTTTGTATCAGATGGACAGTTTCAGTCCTGGGAGAATCGGTACAAGTAAGTTGAACCCTTCTTTGCAAGAGCTAAAGCATTTGAAGTATTTGGACTTGAGCATGAACAACTTCTCCTATGCCCACATCCCCAATATGATTGCTTCTCTCGTCCACTTGGAGTATCTCAACCTATCAAGAACTCTGTTTTGTGGTTTAATTCCTCCTCAATTCGGTAACCTCTCCTGCCTTATCTCGATCTTAATGGATGCGTCAACTCATTATATTACACTTTCAAATCATGTATTCGCGCTGGTGGACTCCAAATCCAATGGCTCTCTCATATACCTTCATTGGA AACTCCCGCCTGTTACATCCCCACTGCCCTCTTTTAATCTGACATCCATCTCCCAGCTTAGTCTCTTTCACTATCAGAACTTCAGTAACGCCATGCTCAGTTGGCTGTCTAATGCTAGCAACCTTGAATATCTCGGTCTCTCTGAGTGCTATTCTGGACTTCATGTGGAGCAACTGCAAGTTTCTTTTAGTGCTCTTcctaatttaaagaaattagaaATAGCAAGCAATCTCATCAAGGGAGAAATTTCTGGAATTCTAAGGAATATCAGCACCAGACTGCAGTATTTGGATTTCAGCGGCAATGAAGTTAGCGGAGAAATTGCAGATATCTTGTGGTATCTTAGGCGCTTGGAGTACCTCAGTTTAGATTCTACCTATGTGAGGGGGTATTTACCACTTGCCATGGAGAATCTAACAACGATAAGACACTTGAGTGCATCAAATAGTCATATAGCAGGACATATTCCAGAAACAGTGGGGAAACTTGTCAATTTGAGGTTTCTTGATTTGTCAGAAAACAATATCACTGGAGTGATACCATGGATCATGGGAAACCTTACAAACTTGGCAGGCTTATGTTTGGGAAAGAGCAACCTGACAGGATCAATACCAGAAACTTTTGGTAATCTCACTAACTTGAAGTTGTTATATCTAATTGACAGTAATGTTTCAGGACAAGTACCAGAATCCATTGGCAAACTTCAAAAATTACGTACTTTGTATATGCCAAATAATCTATTTACTGGTCAGATACCTGAGTCGATGGGTGGACTccataacttagaattttttatcaTATCCGAAAACAAGCTAGCAGGGCAAATTCCCAGGACTTTTGGTAATCTCTGCAACTTGAGCTTTCTTGATTTATCACACAACAGTATTGGAGGAGAACTAACGGATTTGATCGATGGCTTGTCCAATTGTACTAAAGGTGCTCTCCTAAGAAACTTAGATCTTCAGAACAATAACTTGGGTGGTTTGATCCCTCCAAGTGTAGGTCAACTACATCAACTAAAGGAACTCATGCTGGCTCATAACTCATTTCTTCGTCTACCGCAGAGCTTTGGAAATGCCCCAAACCTCGTTATTTTCTGTTTAGCTAGAAATCATCTCAGCGGTGATATCCCTCCTTTCTTTTGCAGTATGGAACTCCAAGTCCTAGACTTAGGTTACAATGAATTGTCTGGTGAGGTACCAAAATGCCCTGTTTCATCTCCTACATCTCTATTGTCTCTCCACTTGAATGCTAATTCACTCTCTGGAAGTTTTCCATCCTTCTTAAAGCATAGTAAAGACTTGGTAGTTCTTGATCTCGGCGAAAATAAATTTTCGGGAGAAATACCAATGTGGATAGGACAGAGCCTTGCATCATTGAAGATTCTTCGCTTGCACTCAAACTCACTTCATGGTACTATCCCCACAGCCATAGCAAGTATCAAGTCCCTCCAACTTTTGGATCTTTCTTCAAACCGTCTTGATGGTAATATACCTTCTTCTCTTGGCAATCTCAGTGCAATGGCTGTATATTTTTCAACAGATTCATTATATGGCAACAAAGTTCATAATGAGAGATTAGTAATAACCATGAAAGGTTCTTCCTACGTATACACTGATAAGCTCCGATTGGTACGAAGCCTCGACCTGTCAAATAATAATCTTTCTGGTGAAATTCCGAATGAGCTGACAGATCTTCTTGGATTGCGCTTCCTTAATTTGTCCATGAATCATTTAACTGGGAAGATTCCAGAAAAGATAGGTGCCATAACACAGTTGGAATCGTTGGACTTGTCCATGAACAATCTAGCAGGAGAAATTCCTACGAGCTTATCTGCTCTTTCTTCCCTGGCCTATTTGAATCTTTCCCACAATAACTTGTCAGGAAGAATCCCAGAAAGCACACAGTTGTCGACCTTCAAGGCCTCAATCTATGCTGGTAATGAAGGCTTGTGCGGACCACCACTGCCAAAGTGTTCTAGTCATGAAACTTATCAGGATCCACCAGAACAAACAAAGGCAGATAAGATTGACCTTGTGATACAATATAGCAGCGTTGCAATCGGATTTATTGTTGGCTTTTGGTGTTTCATTGGAATCATGATCCTGAAGAAAGAAGTCAGAGTCACTTTCTTCCGATGGTGGGACAAGACTTGCGATGATATTTATGTTCAGTTGGCATTGAAGCTCAAGAAGCTGAAGCCACAAAATGGGTAG